In a single window of the Deinococcus aerolatus genome:
- a CDS encoding ABC transporter ATP-binding protein: MLALLYPPLRWQQTVAILGTTGSGKSTSVNLIPRFYDSTEGRVLIDGHDVRTVTLASLRSQVGIVLQDALLFSGTIRSNIAYGRPDASDAEVRAAAQVAQAAPFIEALPEGYDTEIGERGVGLSGGQRQRLAIARALLINPQLLILDESTSAVDAETESLILAELDNLINDQGRTTVVIAQRISTVRSADLILVLDGGVIVASGSHAELSESSELYNEIVGSQLRPDHAEPDKAAVGGTV, translated from the coding sequence GTGCTTGCTCTGCTCTATCCGCCCCTGAGGTGGCAGCAGACCGTCGCCATTCTGGGAACCACCGGCAGCGGCAAGAGTACGTCGGTCAACCTGATTCCGCGCTTTTATGACTCGACGGAAGGCCGGGTACTGATCGACGGTCACGACGTCCGCACAGTCACGCTGGCCTCGCTCAGATCGCAAGTCGGCATCGTGCTGCAAGACGCGCTGCTGTTTTCCGGCACCATCCGCAGCAACATTGCCTACGGCAGACCCGACGCCAGCGACGCCGAAGTGCGGGCCGCCGCGCAGGTGGCGCAGGCCGCCCCATTTATTGAGGCGCTGCCCGAGGGCTACGACACCGAGATCGGTGAGCGCGGCGTGGGCCTGTCTGGCGGGCAGCGTCAGCGCCTCGCCATTGCCCGCGCCCTGCTCATTAACCCCCAACTGCTGATTTTGGACGAGAGCACCAGCGCCGTGGACGCCGAGACCGAGAGTCTGATTCTGGCGGAACTGGACAACCTGATCAACGATCAGGGGCGCACCACCGTGGTGATCGCCCAGCGCATCAGCACGGTCAGAAGCGCGGACCTGATTCTGGTGCTGGACGGCGGCGTGATCGTGGCCAGCGGCAGCCACGCTGAACTCAGTGAGTCCAGCGAGCTGTACAACGAAATCGTGGGTTCACAACTGCGCCCGGACCACGCCGAACCAGACAAGGCAGCAGTGGGAGGAACGGTATGA
- a CDS encoding ABC transporter ATP-binding protein, which yields MIKTTIHPGPAAPASAGSILEVSGLTKEFGGLTAVNSVTMNVPERSIVSVIGPNGAGKTTFFNMITGIYAPTHGSIHLAGRSLVGLRPDQVTEAGIARTFQNIRLFSSMTSEENIMVGRNSRLKSTFVDAVLRTRRFHESEHEAREAARIMLDFVGLSRWRNEIATNLPYGDQRKLEIARALATTPKLILLDEPAAGMNPRETEDLKALIRRVRDELGVTVCLIEHDMRLVMTLSEYITVLDYGSKISEGLPHQVRNDPAVMEAYLGRGAAAGEYGKEEKPNV from the coding sequence ATGATCAAGACCACCATCCACCCCGGCCCCGCGGCACCGGCCAGCGCCGGTAGCATCCTCGAAGTTAGCGGACTGACCAAGGAATTCGGTGGCCTGACCGCCGTGAACTCGGTCACCATGAACGTCCCCGAACGCAGCATCGTCAGCGTGATCGGCCCCAACGGCGCGGGCAAGACCACCTTCTTCAACATGATCACCGGCATCTATGCGCCCACACACGGCAGCATTCATCTGGCCGGCCGCAGTCTGGTGGGCCTGCGGCCCGATCAGGTGACGGAGGCCGGCATTGCGCGGACCTTCCAGAACATCCGGCTGTTTTCCTCGATGACCAGTGAGGAGAACATCATGGTAGGCCGCAACTCGCGCCTGAAAAGCACCTTTGTGGATGCCGTGCTGCGCACCCGCCGCTTTCATGAGTCCGAACACGAGGCGCGTGAGGCCGCCCGGATCATGCTGGACTTCGTGGGCCTGAGCCGCTGGCGCAACGAGATCGCTACCAACCTACCCTACGGCGATCAGCGCAAGCTGGAAATCGCCCGTGCACTGGCCACCACCCCCAAACTGATCCTGCTGGACGAACCGGCCGCCGGCATGAATCCCCGCGAGACCGAGGACCTCAAGGCCCTGATCCGCCGCGTGCGCGACGAACTGGGGGTGACGGTGTGCCTGATCGAGCATGACATGCGGCTGGTCATGACCCTCAGCGAGTACATCACCGTGCTGGACTACGGCAGCAAGATCAGCGAGGGCCTGCCGCATCAGGTCCGCAACGACCCCGCCGTGATGGAAGCCTACCTGGGCCGCGGGGCGGCCGCCGGGGAATACGGCAAGGAGGAGAAACCCAATGTCTAG
- a CDS encoding YczE/YyaS/YitT family protein — protein MTVSAPLAGLVRPSRAGRLALLLTGLFLYGLSLRMMLDARVGVAPWEVLHVGLTRHLPLTVGVVSVLTGAAIVAFTALRLRERIGLGTVLNVVLIGVFLDVLAPLIPDPSALGWRWAQFGLGVLLLGFATGAYVAAGLGAGPRDGLTLALRRVTGWPVPRIRSGVELAVLLLGWAMGGPLGWGTLVFALAVGPAMGWGLGLFGLGRKG, from the coding sequence ATGACCGTGTCTGCGCCGCTGGCCGGACTGGTTCGGCCCTCACGGGCCGGACGGCTGGCCCTGCTGCTGACAGGCCTGTTCCTGTACGGTCTGAGCCTGCGGATGATGCTGGACGCCCGCGTGGGGGTGGCCCCCTGGGAAGTGCTGCATGTGGGCCTGACCCGGCACCTGCCGCTGACGGTGGGTGTGGTCAGTGTCCTGACCGGGGCTGCCATCGTGGCCTTTACGGCCCTGCGCCTGCGCGAGCGCATTGGCCTGGGTACAGTCCTGAACGTGGTCCTGATCGGGGTGTTCCTGGATGTACTGGCCCCGCTGATTCCCGATCCATCGGCGCTGGGCTGGCGCTGGGCACAGTTTGGGCTGGGGGTGCTGCTGCTGGGTTTTGCCACCGGGGCCTACGTGGCGGCTGGCCTGGGTGCCGGCCCGCGCGACGGCCTGACGCTGGCGCTGCGCCGCGTGACCGGCTGGCCGGTGCCGCGCATCCGCAGCGGTGTGGAACTGGCGGTGCTGCTGCTGGGCTGGGCCATGGGCGGACCGCTGGGCTGGGGCACGCTGGTCTTCGCGCTGGCGGTGGGACCAGCGATGGGCTGGGGGCTGGGGCTGTTCGGACTGGGCAGGAAAGGCTGA
- a CDS encoding ATP phosphoribosyltransferase regulatory subunit → MPPVSSPARPPSAPPSAFIPEGTRDVLPPDWEQREALRARLSHLFGSWGYRGVEVPALEYADARHPQDARAFKLIDSGGQVLALRSEFTTAIGRLVRAQFPGGPFPLRLHYSGRLWLRALTSELGRLREFGQTGVELIGTLGARADAELLQLATAALAEVSVGAQLEVGYPGFVDAVLEDAALHGPAREALHGAVDRKSGADIDLLSRQHGLSGGVTRTLHALTDLYGGAEVLDAAAGLAQGTRARAAVAHLREVAALYGGPLLYDLGASRRYDYYTGLTFRAYAAGLNQPVLGGGRYTLEGGLPGAGFAMGLERLLRAAAPQLPPQPEVVLALDTAGAELARGQGLCAELAWTDDHAELRRYSAARGILRWARGAELFGAEVQA, encoded by the coding sequence ATGCCTCCCGTGAGTTCGCCCGCCCGCCCGCCGTCTGCCCCGCCCTCTGCCTTTATCCCCGAGGGCACACGCGACGTGCTGCCGCCCGACTGGGAACAGCGCGAGGCCCTGCGCGCCCGGCTGTCCCATCTGTTCGGCAGCTGGGGCTACCGCGGCGTGGAGGTTCCGGCACTGGAATACGCCGACGCCCGTCATCCGCAGGACGCCCGCGCCTTCAAGCTGATCGATTCGGGCGGGCAGGTGCTGGCGCTGCGCAGCGAGTTCACCACCGCGATCGGACGGCTGGTGCGCGCCCAGTTTCCAGGCGGGCCGTTTCCCCTGCGCCTGCACTACAGCGGACGGCTGTGGCTGCGCGCCCTGACCAGCGAACTTGGCCGCCTGCGCGAGTTCGGGCAGACCGGCGTGGAACTGATCGGCACCCTGGGCGCACGCGCCGACGCCGAGCTGCTGCAACTGGCGACGGCGGCGCTGGCCGAGGTCTCGGTGGGCGCCCAGCTGGAAGTGGGCTATCCCGGTTTTGTGGACGCTGTGCTGGAGGACGCCGCGCTGCATGGCCCGGCCCGCGAGGCGCTGCACGGCGCGGTCGACCGCAAGAGCGGCGCGGACATCGACCTGCTGTCGCGCCAGCACGGGCTGTCGGGCGGGGTCACGCGCACCCTGCACGCCCTGACCGATCTGTACGGCGGCGCGGAGGTGCTGGACGCTGCGGCAGGGCTGGCCCAGGGCACTCGGGCGCGGGCGGCGGTGGCGCATCTGCGCGAGGTTGCAGCGCTGTACGGTGGCCCCTTGCTGTATGACCTGGGGGCCAGCCGGCGCTACGACTACTACACCGGCCTGACCTTCCGCGCCTACGCGGCGGGCCTGAACCAGCCGGTGCTGGGCGGGGGCCGCTACACGCTGGAGGGTGGGCTGCCCGGTGCGGGCTTCGCAATGGGCCTGGAGCGCCTGCTGCGCGCCGCCGCACCGCAGTTGCCCCCCCAGCCGGAGGTGGTGCTGGCCCTGGACACCGCTGGGGCCGAGCTGGCGCGTGGACAGGGCCTGTGCGCCGAACTGGCCTGGACGGACGACCACGCCGAGTTGCGGCGCTACAGCGCGGCGCGGGGCATCCTGCGCTGGGCGCGGGGTGCCGAGTTGTTCGGGGCGGAGGTGCAGGCATGA
- the hisG gene encoding ATP phosphoribosyltransferase: MTPAPLRAADHLTLALPKGRILEEAITLLSRAGLPLTLPEKSRALRHEFPGVTVLELRNQDVPVYVDLGVADAGIVGKDVLIESGREVYEPVDLRFAACRLSLIREVGAAAAIVRVGTKYPRAARAYLNAHGIPAEVVKLSGNIELAALTGLAEAVIDLVQTGSTLRANNLEEVDILFESSARLIVNRAALKLRRERLRPLIERLRELVAEDHPSAEPMT, encoded by the coding sequence ATGACTCCCGCGCCGCTGCGTGCCGCGGACCACCTGACGCTGGCGCTGCCCAAGGGCCGCATTCTGGAAGAGGCCATCACGCTGCTCTCGAGGGCTGGCCTGCCGCTGACCCTGCCTGAGAAATCTCGCGCCCTGCGCCACGAGTTTCCCGGCGTGACCGTGCTGGAACTGCGCAACCAGGACGTGCCGGTTTACGTTGACCTGGGCGTGGCCGACGCCGGCATCGTGGGCAAGGACGTGCTGATCGAATCCGGGCGCGAGGTCTATGAACCCGTCGACCTGCGTTTTGCCGCCTGCCGCCTGTCCCTGATCCGCGAAGTGGGGGCGGCAGCGGCCATCGTGCGGGTGGGGACCAAGTACCCACGCGCCGCTCGCGCCTACCTGAACGCGCACGGCATCCCCGCTGAGGTCGTCAAGCTCAGCGGCAACATCGAACTGGCCGCGCTGACCGGTCTGGCCGAGGCCGTCATCGATCTGGTTCAGACCGGCAGCACCCTGCGCGCCAACAATCTGGAGGAGGTGGACATCCTGTTCGAGTCCAGCGCCCGCCTGATCGTGAACCGTGCAGCTCTGAAGCTGCGGCGCGAGCGGCTGCGGCCCCTGATTGAGCGCCTGCGGGAACTTGTGGCCGAGGACCACCCGTCGGCAGAGCCTATGACCTGA
- a CDS encoding branched-chain amino acid ABC transporter permease produces MTVANPAKPAVRPPTVQPDRTFWLMLFFIVSSVLLLVSHSPEMLRNLGPLGDVLRNKVIEALVVSLFLANVLFAYLWKAANWAKLIVGLGSLLFVLPLAGQTDTSLLDLSIQIMIFAALALGLNIVVGLAGLLDLGYVAFFAVGAYTWGIFASPRFGEVLRYYGENPGSTGAGTLAIGLVLTAVTAGSMVYIKGLQARVAPTRLSDRSFLLAGIGLLAGIILVARSIVVLSSGSAEALANGISPGFFWLFLALSIMAAAVVGLLIGLPVLKLKGDYLAIITLGLGEVIRVLANNLDLYTAGSQGITPVGSASVPWFNSLAGTLGFRPDQYNLLFLYMLVLVMIAVVLLVNVRLDQSRIGRAWIAIRDDEIAAQAMGVPLMQTKLIAFATGASFAGVMGMIFAAKQTFISPESFNLLQSILVLSMVVLGGMGSFSGVILGAAVVTLLNLRILPGLGEASANVSWIPQEVNPANYNRFIFGSILVAMMLLRPEGLLPNKRRTRELHHGEDQEDESEDGNAGGLKAGGDVYSAGLATIKEDDRPGGSR; encoded by the coding sequence ATGACGGTTGCCAACCCCGCCAAGCCTGCGGTGCGCCCGCCCACCGTCCAACCGGACCGCACCTTCTGGCTGATGCTGTTCTTCATTGTTTCCAGCGTGCTGCTGCTGGTCTCGCACTCGCCCGAGATGCTCAGAAACCTGGGGCCGCTGGGGGACGTGCTGCGCAACAAGGTGATCGAGGCGCTGGTCGTCTCGCTGTTCCTGGCCAACGTGCTGTTCGCCTATCTGTGGAAGGCCGCGAACTGGGCCAAGCTGATCGTGGGGCTGGGCAGCCTGCTGTTCGTGCTGCCGCTGGCCGGACAGACCGACACCAGCCTGCTGGACCTGAGCATTCAGATCATGATCTTTGCCGCGCTGGCCCTGGGCCTGAACATCGTGGTGGGCCTGGCCGGCCTGCTGGATCTGGGCTACGTGGCGTTCTTCGCGGTGGGCGCGTACACCTGGGGCATCTTTGCGAGCCCACGCTTCGGTGAGGTGCTGCGCTACTACGGCGAAAATCCCGGCAGCACCGGTGCGGGCACCCTGGCTATTGGGCTGGTGCTCACGGCGGTCACGGCAGGCAGCATGGTGTACATCAAAGGGCTTCAGGCCCGCGTCGCGCCCACCCGCCTGAGTGATCGCAGCTTTCTGCTGGCTGGCATCGGCCTGCTGGCCGGCATCATCCTGGTGGCCCGCTCCATTGTGGTTCTGAGCTCAGGCTCGGCAGAAGCGCTGGCCAACGGCATCAGCCCCGGCTTCTTCTGGCTGTTTCTGGCCCTGAGCATCATGGCCGCCGCCGTGGTGGGCCTGCTGATCGGTCTGCCGGTGCTCAAGCTCAAGGGCGACTATCTGGCCATCATCACGCTGGGCCTAGGCGAGGTGATCCGGGTGCTGGCCAACAACCTGGATCTGTACACGGCTGGTTCGCAGGGCATCACCCCCGTCGGCTCGGCCTCGGTGCCGTGGTTCAACAGTCTGGCCGGGACGCTGGGCTTCCGGCCTGACCAGTACAACCTGCTGTTTCTGTACATGCTGGTGCTGGTCATGATCGCCGTGGTTCTGCTGGTGAACGTGCGCCTGGACCAGAGCCGCATCGGTCGGGCCTGGATTGCCATCCGCGACGACGAGATTGCGGCGCAGGCCATGGGCGTGCCGCTGATGCAGACCAAGCTGATTGCCTTTGCCACCGGGGCAAGCTTCGCCGGCGTCATGGGCATGATCTTCGCGGCCAAGCAGACCTTTATCAGCCCCGAGAGCTTCAACCTGCTGCAGAGCATCCTGGTGCTGAGCATGGTGGTGCTGGGCGGCATGGGTTCATTCAGCGGCGTGATTCTGGGCGCGGCAGTCGTAACGCTGCTGAACCTGCGGATCCTGCCGGGGCTGGGCGAGGCCAGCGCCAACGTGTCCTGGATTCCGCAGGAGGTCAACCCGGCGAACTACAACCGCTTTATCTTTGGCTCGATTCTGGTGGCGATGATGCTCTTGCGCCCGGAGGGCCTGCTGCCCAACAAACGCCGGACACGCGAACTGCACCACGGCGAGGACCAGGAAGACGAGAGCGAGGACGGCAACGCCGGCGGCCTGAAGGCGGGCGGAGACGTATACAGCGCCGGGCTGGCCACCATCAAGGAAGACGACCGCCCCGGAGGCAGCCGATGA
- a CDS encoding GAF domain-containing protein — translation MTDLSNPDPALAAHLLNRLQRVTQDLAAVRRTGEVFDIVLRDALDALAAIDGTVLLVQGKHLNVAARLGQAQSSVWQDRDLDGPGPAADALRQDTPLFFESAGALVAAYPALETRTGGVAAVASAVLPMVMDGHPLGVIVLDFREPHTFTLEEQHFLQTLASQCALALDRARLSGDLEQQVHDRTAELEAFVRFTETADGETGVLVLAERAVAVLSTLFPGCTTAYHALEDGLWRIKVHTSDLEKQPTLLASLQAGVPMDIPVFAQPMRTGQPIFVDDWNPEQQHFPYTEVYQSAAIAPLPIGGVTQAMFVLGVKDTPHWTEHRRAVFQAVGRSLTLALERTEVARQLEVQNAELLARTQALEGFAALTRDLGLTTDADVLIERAMSLVLSLLPPGYAVFWQVSEGQWRIRAQLGELGNPALQVAVDAGLPVGQTPTLDQPHQTREPLFQDRYDLTRDIAPELVTHLFTVATLPVLVGGAVTGIFNVSLFGPRPWSVADQAVLKSTVFSLGLALERAEQARQLTAQRDLLQASNEELEAFTYSVSHDLRTPVRHITSFGELLRRALPEPLDPKAERYFGIVTQAATTLATLIDGMLDVSRASRQPLKLERVDLNRIFGAARQQMDVTHPGREIVWEIAVLPEIYGDVELLRRVVTALLDNAVKYTRDRRPAVIAVWAEDQGERWAVRVRDNGVGFNPEYVGKLFTMFQRLHRQEDFGGAAVSLANARRIVTRHGGTMMAEGQPDEGATFSFVLPKAAL, via the coding sequence ATGACAGACCTCTCCAATCCGGACCCGGCACTCGCGGCCCACCTGCTGAACCGGCTCCAGCGCGTGACGCAGGATCTGGCCGCCGTGCGACGGACCGGCGAGGTCTTCGACATCGTGTTGCGCGACGCCCTGGACGCCCTGGCAGCCATCGACGGCACGGTCCTGCTGGTCCAGGGCAAACACCTGAATGTCGCGGCGAGGCTCGGTCAGGCCCAGAGCAGCGTCTGGCAGGACAGGGACCTGGACGGGCCTGGCCCCGCCGCCGACGCGCTGCGGCAGGACACGCCGCTGTTCTTTGAGTCTGCAGGCGCGCTGGTGGCCGCCTACCCGGCCCTGGAAACCCGGACGGGCGGGGTGGCTGCTGTGGCCAGCGCCGTCCTGCCCATGGTGATGGACGGCCACCCACTGGGCGTGATCGTGCTGGACTTCCGCGAACCGCACACCTTCACCCTGGAAGAGCAGCACTTCCTGCAGACGCTGGCCAGCCAGTGCGCCCTGGCGCTGGACCGCGCCCGGCTGTCGGGTGATCTGGAGCAGCAGGTTCATGACCGCACCGCCGAACTCGAGGCCTTCGTGCGCTTCACTGAGACCGCCGACGGCGAGACCGGCGTGTTGGTGCTGGCGGAGCGCGCCGTGGCTGTCCTGAGCACGCTGTTTCCGGGCTGCACCACCGCGTACCACGCCCTGGAGGACGGCCTGTGGCGCATCAAGGTCCACACCAGCGATCTGGAAAAGCAGCCCACCCTGCTGGCCAGCCTTCAGGCCGGAGTGCCGATGGACATCCCGGTGTTTGCCCAGCCCATGCGGACAGGGCAGCCCATCTTCGTGGACGACTGGAACCCGGAACAGCAGCACTTCCCCTACACCGAGGTCTACCAGAGCGCGGCCATCGCCCCACTGCCCATCGGCGGGGTCACCCAGGCGATGTTCGTGCTGGGCGTCAAGGACACGCCGCACTGGACCGAACACCGCCGCGCGGTGTTCCAGGCAGTGGGCCGCAGCCTGACCCTGGCTCTGGAGCGCACCGAGGTGGCGCGGCAGCTCGAGGTGCAGAACGCCGAGTTGCTGGCCCGCACGCAGGCGCTGGAAGGCTTTGCGGCGCTGACCCGTGACCTGGGCCTGACTACAGACGCCGACGTGCTGATTGAGCGCGCCATGTCGCTGGTGCTGTCCCTGCTGCCGCCGGGCTACGCCGTGTTCTGGCAAGTCAGCGAGGGACAGTGGCGAATCCGGGCACAACTGGGGGAACTGGGCAATCCGGCGTTGCAGGTCGCCGTGGATGCTGGCCTGCCGGTGGGCCAGACGCCCACCCTGGACCAGCCCCACCAGACGAGGGAGCCGCTGTTCCAGGACCGCTACGATCTCACGCGGGACATCGCACCGGAACTGGTAACGCACCTCTTTACAGTGGCCACCCTGCCGGTGCTGGTGGGCGGCGCGGTTACCGGCATCTTCAACGTGTCCCTGTTCGGACCGCGTCCGTGGAGTGTGGCCGATCAGGCCGTGCTGAAGTCCACCGTGTTCAGTCTCGGGCTGGCGCTGGAACGTGCCGAACAGGCTCGGCAGCTTACGGCCCAGCGCGATCTGCTGCAGGCGTCCAACGAGGAGCTTGAAGCCTTCACGTACAGCGTGTCGCATGACCTGCGGACCCCGGTACGGCACATCACCAGCTTCGGGGAACTGCTGCGCCGCGCGTTGCCCGAGCCGCTGGACCCGAAGGCTGAGCGTTATTTCGGCATCGTGACCCAGGCGGCCACCACCCTGGCTACGCTGATCGACGGCATGCTCGACGTGTCGCGGGCTTCACGGCAGCCGCTCAAGCTGGAACGGGTGGACCTCAACCGGATTTTTGGGGCGGCCCGTCAGCAGATGGACGTGACCCATCCAGGGCGCGAGATCGTCTGGGAGATCGCTGTCCTGCCCGAGATCTATGGGGACGTGGAGCTGCTGCGCCGGGTGGTCACGGCCCTGCTGGACAACGCCGTGAAGTACACGCGGGACCGGCGTCCGGCGGTGATCGCGGTCTGGGCCGAGGATCAGGGGGAGCGCTGGGCGGTGCGGGTGCGCGACAACGGGGTGGGCTTCAATCCGGAATACGTGGGCAAGCTGTTCACGATGTTCCAGCGGTTGCACCGACAGGAAGACTTCGGCGGCGCGGCGGTCAGTCTGGCCAACGCGCGGCGCATCGTGACCCGGCATGGCGGCACGATGATGGCAGAGGGCCAGCCAGACGAGGGGGCCACCTTCAGCTTTGTCCTGCCCAAGGCCGCGCTCTGA
- a CDS encoding ABC transporter ATP-binding protein, whose product MSSPTPSAHLAKDGPGGTPMLELSDIHSYYDHIHALKGISLTAHEGEIVALIGGNGAGKTTTLRTVSGMMKPRHGTLTYLGQDIAGKPAHQTMQMGMSHVPEGRRIFPQLTVRENLEVGAYTLTDRKLIEERVQEGFAYFPRLKERENQLGGTMSGGEQQMLAIARALMVNPRLLLLDEPSMGLSPLFVEAIFDIIVKLNREHNTTVLLVEQNANMALAIAHRAYVLQTGEMKLSGRASDIAKDESVRKAYLGDE is encoded by the coding sequence ATGTCTAGCCCCACGCCCTCAGCCCACCTTGCCAAGGACGGCCCCGGCGGCACGCCCATGCTGGAGCTCAGCGACATCCACTCGTACTACGACCACATCCACGCCCTCAAGGGCATCAGCCTCACGGCGCACGAGGGTGAGATCGTGGCGCTGATCGGCGGCAACGGGGCCGGCAAGACCACCACCCTGCGCACGGTCAGCGGCATGATGAAACCGCGCCATGGCACGCTGACGTATCTGGGTCAGGACATCGCCGGAAAACCGGCCCACCAGACCATGCAGATGGGCATGAGCCACGTGCCGGAGGGCCGCCGGATCTTCCCGCAGCTGACCGTGCGCGAGAATCTGGAGGTCGGCGCCTACACCCTCACCGACAGGAAGCTGATCGAGGAGCGGGTGCAGGAGGGCTTTGCCTACTTTCCCCGCCTGAAGGAGCGCGAGAACCAGCTGGGCGGCACCATGTCGGGCGGCGAGCAGCAGATGCTGGCCATTGCCCGCGCCCTGATGGTCAACCCCCGGCTGCTGCTGCTGGACGAGCCGAGCATGGGCCTGTCGCCACTGTTCGTGGAGGCGATCTTCGACATCATCGTCAAGCTGAACCGCGAGCACAACACCACCGTGCTGCTCGTAGAGCAAAACGCCAACATGGCCCTGGCCATCGCCCACCGCGCCTACGTCCTGCAGACCGGCGAGATGAAGCTGAGCGGCCGGGCCAGCGACATCGCCAAGGACGAGAGCGTGCGCAAGGCCTACCTGGGCGACGAGTAG
- a CDS encoding ABC transporter ATP-binding protein: protein MLGELSPFGSQLLLALALLIVGAVGTALGPYLISRAIDINIAARDAGGLAVTMGLLALVYGLSAVASRAQTYQVGAVGQRVLLNMRAKLLAAFQRLPLGFFDSRSVGDLMSRIISDVETLNQLLSQGITQLLGSLFGLIGIIVAMLLLDVKLALVSFILVPVMLLTTSYFSGLTRKAFRLTRVTVGAVTAELQEEITGVRQAQAFGRGEENILRFQESNAANRDANVQAVAITSAFAPAIDIISTLGTALVIGYGGFLVFGGNLTVGLLAAFLIYVQQFFRPLQLAAQVYTQLQSALAGAERIYAILDETPEAPDAPSAQVLTNSQGRVEFEGVDFAYVPGKPVLRGIDFTIEPGMTVALVGPTGAGKTSIANLIPRFYEVSGGALKVDGVDVRELTRASLRSAIAIVPQESFLFSGSVADNIAYGQAGAERAEVEAAARAASAHDFITALPQGYDTLLSEGGSNLSQGQRQLVAFARAILADPRILILDEATSNVDTRTERTIQDALAVLLRGRSSVVIAHRLSTIVSADLILVIEAGQIKERGSHKELLQQGGLYADLYSKQFRGQEESAA, encoded by the coding sequence TTGCTGGGAGAACTCTCGCCCTTCGGCTCCCAACTGCTGCTGGCGCTGGCGCTGCTGATCGTGGGTGCAGTCGGCACGGCGCTGGGGCCGTACCTGATCAGCCGAGCCATTGACATCAACATCGCGGCCAGGGATGCGGGCGGGCTGGCCGTCACGATGGGGCTGCTTGCCCTGGTGTACGGCCTGAGCGCCGTGGCCTCGCGGGCGCAGACGTACCAGGTGGGCGCGGTGGGCCAGCGCGTGCTGCTGAACATGCGGGCCAAGCTGCTGGCGGCCTTTCAACGCCTGCCGCTGGGTTTCTTTGATTCACGCTCGGTGGGCGACTTGATGAGCCGCATCATCAGCGATGTGGAAACCCTCAACCAGCTTCTCTCGCAGGGCATCACGCAGCTGCTCGGTTCGCTGTTCGGCCTGATTGGCATCATCGTCGCCATGCTGCTGCTGGACGTGAAGCTGGCGTTGGTCAGTTTCATCCTGGTGCCGGTGATGCTGCTGACCACCTCGTACTTCTCGGGCCTGACGCGCAAGGCGTTTCGCCTGACCCGCGTGACCGTCGGGGCCGTCACCGCCGAGTTGCAAGAAGAAATCACCGGCGTGCGGCAGGCCCAGGCGTTCGGGCGCGGCGAGGAGAACATCCTGCGCTTTCAGGAAAGCAACGCGGCCAACCGCGACGCCAACGTGCAGGCGGTGGCGATCACCAGCGCCTTTGCGCCGGCCATCGACATCATTTCTACGCTGGGCACCGCGCTGGTGATCGGCTACGGCGGCTTTCTGGTCTTTGGCGGCAACCTCACGGTGGGCCTGCTCGCCGCCTTCCTGATCTACGTGCAGCAGTTCTTCCGCCCGTTGCAACTGGCCGCGCAGGTCTACACCCAGCTTCAATCTGCGCTGGCCGGGGCGGAACGCATCTACGCCATTCTGGACGAGACCCCCGAAGCGCCGGATGCGCCCAGCGCTCAGGTCTTGACCAATTCCCAGGGCCGGGTTGAATTTGAAGGGGTGGACTTTGCCTATGTTCCCGGCAAGCCCGTGCTTCGCGGCATCGACTTCACCATCGAGCCGGGCATGACTGTGGCCCTGGTGGGGCCAACGGGGGCGGGCAAGACCAGCATTGCCAACCTGATTCCGCGCTTTTACGAGGTTTCCGGCGGGGCACTGAAGGTGGACGGCGTGGACGTGCGCGAGCTGACGCGGGCCTCTTTGAGAAGTGCCATCGCCATCGTGCCGCAGGAATCGTTCCTGTTCTCCGGCAGCGTGGCCGACAACATCGCCTATGGCCAGGCGGGGGCGGAGCGGGCCGAGGTGGAGGCCGCTGCTCGCGCCGCGAGCGCCCACGACTTCATTACCGCGCTGCCGCAGGGCTACGACACGCTGCTGAGCGAGGGCGGCAGCAACCTCAGCCAGGGCCAGCGCCAGCTTGTGGCCTTCGCGCGCGCCATCCTGGCGGACCCACGGATCCTGATCCTGGACGAGGCCACCAGCAACGTGGACACCCGCACCGAACGCACCATCCAGGATGCGCTGGCGGTGCTGCTGCGGGGCCGTTCCAGTGTGGTCATTGCCCACCGGTTGAGTACCATCGTCAGCGCGGACCTGATTCTGGTGATTGAGGCCGGGCAGATCAAGGAGCGCGGCAGTCACAAGGAACTGCTGCAACAAGGTGGCCTGTACGCGGACCTGTACAGCAAACAGTTCCGGGGGCAGGAGGAATCGGCAGCATGA